A single genomic interval of Bos indicus isolate NIAB-ARS_2022 breed Sahiwal x Tharparkar chromosome 5, NIAB-ARS_B.indTharparkar_mat_pri_1.0, whole genome shotgun sequence harbors:
- the ETFRF1 gene encoding electron transfer flavoprotein regulatory factor 1, with protein sequence MANSLRGEVLNLYKNLLYLGRDYPKGADYFKRRLKNVFLKNKDVKDPEKIKELIERGKFVMKELEALYFLRKYRAMKQRYYSDTNKTK encoded by the exons ATGGCCAATTCTTTAAGAGGAGAAGTATTGAATCTTTATAAGAAT ctgCTGTATCTTGGACGAGACTATCCAAAAGGAGCAGACTATTTCAAAAGGCGTCTGAAGaatgttttccttaaaaacaaagaTGTGAAGGACCCAGAGAAGATCAAAGAACTTATTGAAAGGGGCAAATTTGTAATGAAAGAACTAGAAGCATTATACTTCCTTAGGAAATACAGAGCTATGAAACAACGCTATTACTCAGATACCAACAAAACTAAATGA